One genomic region from Anabaena sp. PCC 7108 encodes:
- a CDS encoding type II toxin-antitoxin system HicB family antitoxin, which yields MLTYKGYTASIEVDVEAGILFGRVLDINDVVTFKAKTVQEARQEFETSIDGYLAFCKELGEEPDKPFSGKLPFRTTPEHHRKIFIAAKKAGKSINAWMDEMLINAAEKSVKA from the coding sequence ATGTTGACTTACAAAGGATATACAGCATCAATTGAAGTAGATGTAGAAGCAGGAATACTTTTTGGTCGTGTTCTAGATATTAATGATGTTGTTACTTTTAAAGCTAAAACTGTCCAAGAAGCACGTCAAGAATTTGAAACTTCTATTGATGGCTATCTAGCTTTTTGTAAAGAATTAGGAGAAGAACCTGATAAACCTTTTTCTGGAAAATTACCATTTCGTACAACTCCAGAACATCATCGAAAAATTTTTATTGCAGCTAAAAAAGCTGGAAAAAGTATCAATGCTTGGATGGATGAAATGTTAATCAATGCTGCTGAAAAATCAGTCAAAGCATAG
- a CDS encoding DUF262 domain-containing protein, translating to MQVIITNMTISEYCQQMKEKKIIVNHNYQRSGKIWPPAAKSYFIDTLILGFPIPKLYIYQVTDLKTRKTTKEIVDGQQRSTTILSFYNDEFKISGNSQFRGRKFSQLEEEDQSKFLNYQLGIDSFVNATPDEIRQTFKRMNSYTVPLNAQEKRYAISQGSFKWFITELSNRYAETLKSIGVFSEKELSRMDDAEFLSDIISTLFYGIERFSNSGLDKLYREYEDDFPNSVEINQQIDNAFYWILKWKEIHRTAIVKSYNFYALLLSVIHHLYPNPKLMEVRSVEKKHGFTDDIVLFNLSQLSEVLENKNSIEDKSKYSDFVKAASATTTKGHREIRFKYFCQALEPQIV from the coding sequence ATGCAAGTTATTATAACCAATATGACAATATCAGAATATTGTCAACAAATGAAAGAGAAAAAAATTATAGTCAATCATAATTATCAAAGATCAGGAAAAATTTGGCCTCCAGCAGCTAAGTCTTATTTTATTGACACTTTGATTTTAGGTTTCCCTATTCCTAAACTATATATATACCAAGTAACGGATTTAAAAACTAGAAAAACAACTAAAGAAATTGTAGATGGACAACAAAGAAGCACTACTATATTATCATTTTATAATGATGAATTTAAAATATCCGGCAATAGCCAGTTTAGAGGTCGTAAGTTTTCACAATTAGAAGAAGAAGATCAAAGCAAATTCCTAAACTATCAATTAGGTATAGATAGTTTTGTTAATGCTACTCCCGACGAGATCAGACAGACTTTTAAACGCATGAATTCTTATACTGTTCCTTTAAATGCTCAAGAAAAACGATATGCGATATCTCAAGGATCTTTTAAGTGGTTCATAACAGAATTGTCGAATAGATATGCAGAAACACTTAAGAGTATTGGTGTTTTTTCTGAAAAAGAACTAAGTCGAATGGATGATGCAGAATTCTTATCTGATATTATTTCTACACTTTTTTATGGTATAGAAAGATTCTCTAATTCAGGCTTGGATAAATTATATAGAGAATACGAAGATGATTTTCCAAACTCGGTAGAAATTAATCAACAGATAGATAATGCCTTTTATTGGATATTGAAATGGAAAGAAATACATAGAACTGCAATTGTAAAATCTTACAATTTTTATGCCTTGTTATTATCAGTCATACATCATTTGTACCCAAATCCTAAGTTAATGGAAGTCAGAAGTGTTGAAAAAAAACATGGCTTTACAGATGATATTGTACTATTTAATCTGAGTCAATTATCTGAGGTTTTAGAAAATAAGAACTCAATCGAAGATAAAAGCAAATATTCTGATTTTGTTAAAGCAGCTTCGGCAACTACCACCAAAGGACATAGAGAAATAAGGTTTAAATATTTTTGTCAGGCTCTAGAACCACAGATTGTATAA
- a CDS encoding Uma2 family endonuclease has product MDNITLYLPPSIKITHDKFFEMCQIKELIKFERNADGSLILKPLLGGISSNINAGLTTQLANWNDDKSQGVVFGSDVGFVLPNGAIRSPSAAWIKLQRWNNLTNEEKQKFPPISPDFVIELLSPSDSLKTTQEKMKEYIDNGVRLGILINRKSRQVEIYRSGKEVEVLEFPATVSGEDVLNGFVLNLGMIW; this is encoded by the coding sequence ATGGATAATATAACTTTGTATCTACCTCCATCAATTAAAATAACTCATGATAAATTCTTTGAAATGTGCCAAATCAAGGAATTAATTAAATTTGAACGTAATGCTGATGGTAGTCTGATATTAAAGCCTTTGTTGGGTGGCATATCTAGCAATATTAATGCTGGGTTAACTACTCAATTAGCAAATTGGAACGATGACAAATCACAAGGTGTAGTTTTTGGTTCTGATGTCGGTTTTGTTTTACCAAATGGTGCTATTCGTTCTCCTAGTGCTGCTTGGATAAAGTTACAAAGATGGAATAATTTAACTAATGAGGAAAAACAAAAGTTTCCTCCTATTTCTCCCGATTTTGTAATTGAGTTACTTTCTCCTAGTGATAGTTTGAAGACTACACAGGAAAAGATGAAGGAATATATAGATAATGGTGTGCGGTTAGGTATATTAATTAATCGTAAATCTCGTCAGGTGGAGATTTATAGATCAGGTAAGGAGGTTGAGGTTTTGGAATTTCCTGCTACGGTTTCGGGTGAAGATGTTTTAAATGGTTTTGTGTTAAATTTGGGGATGATTTGGTAA